A genome region from Jeotgalibacillus aurantiacus includes the following:
- a CDS encoding sporulation protein YpjB: MYKLTVLFSGSLIIHTLQDLIHFIIGRSESMHPMLFLGLFISTSVISTLCYVSWRKYVGERNRKNIRDHNN; this comes from the coding sequence ATGTACAAATTAACGGTTTTATTTTCCGGTTCATTAATTATTCACACTCTTCAGGATCTGATTCACTTCATCATCGGGCGTTCTGAAAGTATGCATCCGATGCTTTTTCTGGGATTATTTATTTCAACTTCGGTTATATCAACGTTGTGCTATGTTTCATGGCGAAAATATGTCGGAGAAAGAAATAGAAAGAATATTCGTGATCATAACAATTGA
- a CDS encoding nucleotide pyrophosphohydrolase — translation MRSEKTLGDMQQEVDDYIGQFKEGYFSPLAMLARMSEELGELAREINHHYGEKPKKKTEDESTIEEELGDLLFVLTCFANEQGISLENAHNRVMKKFTTRDKDRWTKKEEA, via the coding sequence ATGAGAAGTGAAAAAACACTCGGTGACATGCAGCAGGAAGTAGACGATTACATAGGCCAGTTTAAAGAAGGTTATTTCAGTCCCCTTGCCATGCTCGCGAGAATGTCTGAAGAACTCGGAGAGCTGGCGCGTGAGATTAACCATCACTATGGTGAAAAACCAAAAAAGAAAACTGAAGATGAAAGCACCATTGAAGAAGAGTTAGGTGATCTGCTTTTTGTCCTAACATGTTTTGCAAACGAGCAGGGGATCAGCCTTGAAAATGCCCATAACCGCGTTATGAAGAAATTTACTACACGAGATAAAGACCGCTGGACGAAGAAGGAGGAAGCGTAA
- a CDS encoding menaquinol-cytochrome c reductase cytochrome b/c subunit: protein MHRGKGMKFVGDSRVPANRKPNIPKDYSEFPGKTEAFWPNFLLKEWLVGSVFLIGFLSLCVAHEPPLERVADPTDAGYIPLPDWYFLFLYQLLKYDFASGPYNVIGAFVIPGIAFGALLLAPFLDRGPARRPGKRPLATGFMLLGVAATIFLTWESVAYHDWETQRTQGEIVAEVEINTEAAGYAIYEEQGCINCHGANLEGGAGPALGDTGLTPEEIANIAVNGQGAMPAGLFQGTDEELQELANFISDPSAE, encoded by the coding sequence ATGCATCGCGGAAAAGGGATGAAATTTGTAGGCGATTCGCGAGTCCCTGCGAACCGCAAACCGAATATTCCAAAAGACTATTCGGAGTTTCCGGGTAAAACGGAAGCATTCTGGCCAAACTTTCTATTAAAAGAATGGCTGGTGGGCTCAGTTTTCTTAATTGGTTTTCTATCGCTGTGTGTAGCCCACGAACCGCCGCTTGAACGTGTAGCGGATCCAACGGATGCAGGATATATTCCTCTTCCTGACTGGTATTTCCTATTCTTATACCAGCTTTTAAAATATGATTTCGCATCAGGACCATATAACGTAATTGGTGCATTTGTTATTCCTGGTATTGCATTTGGAGCTCTATTACTTGCTCCGTTTCTGGACCGTGGACCGGCAAGAAGACCGGGTAAGCGTCCACTAGCAACTGGATTTATGCTTCTTGGTGTAGCAGCAACAATTTTCCTTACTTGGGAGTCTGTTGCTTATCACGATTGGGAAACTCAGCGTACACAAGGTGAAATCGTAGCTGAAGTTGAGATTAATACTGAAGCTGCTGGTTATGCAATCTATGAAGAACAAGGTTGTATCAACTGTCACGGTGCTAACCTTGAAGGTGGGGCAGGACCTGCTTTAGGTGATACTGGACTTACACCTGAAGAAATTGCGAATATCGCTGTGAATGGTCAGGGTGCAATGCCTGCAGGACTATTCCAGGGTACGGATGAAGAATTGCAGGAGCTTGCAAACTTCATTTCTGACCCATCTGCTGAATAA
- a CDS encoding QcrA and Rieske domain-containing protein: protein MSNQRVSRRQFLNYTLTGVGGFMAAGMLMPMVRFAIDPVLTAEAGGDFVSTGTSVEELSDVPTRIDFSYEQKDAWYTSEVTKTAWVYLDEQQNVVALNPTCKHLGCTVNWEGTESEPNRFFCPCHNGLYEKSGKNVPGTPPTAPLDMIETRVGDDGILQLGQTVPNTIA from the coding sequence ATGAGTAACCAGCGTGTTTCACGCCGTCAATTTTTAAATTATACACTGACGGGTGTAGGCGGTTTCATGGCAGCAGGAATGCTGATGCCAATGGTGCGTTTTGCAATTGATCCTGTATTGACAGCTGAGGCTGGAGGAGACTTTGTCTCAACGGGAACATCAGTTGAAGAACTGTCTGACGTACCGACTCGTATTGACTTTTCATACGAGCAGAAGGATGCGTGGTATACATCTGAAGTAACAAAAACAGCTTGGGTGTATCTTGATGAACAGCAGAATGTTGTAGCACTTAATCCGACTTGTAAACATTTAGGATGTACAGTGAACTGGGAAGGAACTGAAAGTGAACCAAACCGTTTCTTCTGCCCATGCCACAATGGACTTTATGAGAAATCAGGTAAAAATGTTCCTGGTACACCACCAACTGCTCCTCTTGATATGATCGAAACCAGAGTAGGTGACGACGGAATTCTGCAGCTTGGACAAACAGTACCAAACACAATTGCATAG
- the mgsA gene encoding methylglyoxal synthase, producing MRIALIAHDEKKEELLTFVDLHKEEFGQHELFATGTTGKRITELTGLPVHRFKSGPLGGDQEIGARIANQELDAVFFFRDPLTAQPHEPDVSALVRLGDVYKIPMATNIGTAKILIQGIIRGEIEHG from the coding sequence ATGAGAATCGCACTGATTGCACACGATGAAAAGAAAGAGGAACTTTTGACATTTGTTGACCTTCATAAAGAAGAGTTTGGGCAGCATGAGTTATTTGCTACAGGTACAACTGGAAAACGAATTACAGAATTGACCGGTCTTCCGGTACACCGGTTTAAGTCAGGACCGCTTGGAGGAGACCAGGAAATTGGTGCGAGGATCGCCAATCAGGAGCTCGATGCTGTGTTCTTTTTCCGTGATCCGCTGACGGCACAGCCTCATGAACCTGATGTATCAGCACTTGTCAGACTCGGTGATGTTTATAAAATTCCGATGGCAACTAACATCGGTACAGCAAAAATTCTGATTCAGGGAATTATCAGAGGTGAGATAGAGCATGGCTGA
- the dapB gene encoding 4-hydroxy-tetrahydrodipicolinate reductase gives MEKISVVIAGPRGKMGREAVQLIEQSEHLTLAGVIDRKYDQQLLSELDGFSSDVKIYTDPGLCFDETIPDVLVDLTTPETGYLHARTALQHGVRPVIGTTGFTKDELNELKELSKEKKLGTIIAPNFAVGAILMMKFSQMAAKYFSDIEIIEMHHDQKLDAPSGTALKTAEMIREQRSSKKQGHPDEKETIQGARGAEMDGMRVHSVRLPGLVAHQQVMFGGEGQLLTIRHDSHDRKSFMSGVKLCIETVMNLEELVYGVENILD, from the coding sequence ATGGAAAAAATATCAGTCGTCATTGCCGGACCGAGAGGGAAAATGGGAAGGGAAGCAGTTCAGCTTATTGAACAGTCTGAACATCTTACGCTTGCAGGTGTGATTGACCGTAAATATGATCAGCAGCTATTAAGTGAGCTGGACGGATTCAGTTCTGATGTGAAAATTTATACGGATCCGGGTCTCTGTTTTGATGAAACTATTCCGGATGTACTGGTCGATCTGACAACACCTGAAACAGGTTATCTCCATGCCAGAACAGCTCTGCAGCACGGCGTTCGCCCGGTGATCGGAACAACAGGATTTACGAAAGATGAACTTAATGAACTGAAGGAGCTGTCCAAAGAAAAAAAGCTTGGAACCATTATCGCTCCGAACTTTGCTGTAGGTGCCATACTTATGATGAAATTTTCACAGATGGCAGCCAAGTACTTCAGTGACATTGAAATCATTGAAATGCATCATGATCAGAAGCTGGATGCACCGTCCGGAACGGCTTTAAAAACAGCAGAAATGATTCGTGAACAGCGTTCATCCAAAAAGCAGGGACACCCCGATGAAAAAGAAACGATTCAGGGTGCCAGAGGGGCTGAAATGGATGGCATGAGGGTACACAGTGTAAGACTTCCAGGTCTTGTCGCTCATCAGCAGGTCATGTTTGGAGGAGAGGGTCAACTGTTGACAATCCGCCACGATTCTCATGACAGAAAATCATTTATGTCAGGTGTTAAGCTTTGTATCGAAACGGTTATGAATCTTGAAGAACTTGTATACGGCGTCGAAAATATTCTGGATTAA
- a CDS encoding DUF1405 domain-containing protein yields MREFIYSWLENRIFLWLLFLVNLGGTIYGYIWYEPQLSETKPVFYIFVPDSPTASLFFTIVIFFYLIGKRWRLMEALAIITLFKYGIWAVVMNFLTWQVTGNLTPDMWMLIFSHSAMALQGLLYAPYYTFKTWHLIAAGIWTLHNDVIDYVFMQYPVYSRLEEMIMGIGYFTFWLSVASIFIAWLLVLRNNRYERSLQLTT; encoded by the coding sequence ATGAGAGAGTTTATTTATTCCTGGCTGGAAAACCGGATTTTTTTATGGTTATTGTTTTTAGTGAACCTCGGGGGAACGATATACGGTTATATCTGGTATGAACCACAGTTATCTGAAACAAAACCGGTCTTTTACATATTCGTGCCGGACAGTCCGACAGCAAGTCTCTTTTTTACGATCGTTATTTTCTTTTATCTGATTGGTAAGAGGTGGAGACTGATGGAGGCGCTCGCGATTATCACGCTGTTTAAATATGGGATCTGGGCTGTCGTGATGAACTTCTTGACCTGGCAGGTAACCGGCAACTTAACGCCGGACATGTGGATGTTAATATTCTCGCATTCGGCAATGGCCCTGCAGGGTCTCCTGTACGCCCCATACTATACGTTTAAAACCTGGCACCTGATCGCAGCCGGCATCTGGACACTGCACAATGACGTCATTGACTACGTATTTATGCAATACCCTGTTTACTCCCGTTTGGAAGAAATGATCATGGGAATCGGTTATTTTACTTTCTGGCTCAGCGTTGCCTCGATCTTTATTGCCTGGTTACTTGTCCTGAGAAATAATCGTTACGAAAGATCTTTACAGTTGACGACTTAA
- the bshA gene encoding N-acetyl-alpha-D-glucosaminyl L-malate synthase BshA gives MKLKIGITCYPTVGGSGVIATELGKLLAEKGHEIHFITSSIPFRLNKMYSNIYFHQVEVNHYSVFQYPPYDIALANKMADVIEREELDILHVHYAIPHAVCAILGKQMAKSNVKIVTTLHGTDITVLGVDDTLTKAIRFGIEGSDEVTAVSHALVDQTSSLIAPDKTIHVLYNFVDERIYRKVQSDYLKKDYGIQEHEKVIIHVSNFRKVKRVPDVIDVFARIRSEMPAKLILAGDGPEMSAVLKKVDELKLKDSVLFLGKQDNLEELYSISDLMLLLSEKESFGLVALEAMACGVPCVGTTAGGIPEVIWDGINGYTAEVGDIETLSEKAIRLLGDETLHASFSRQAVVTVQNDFHSSTIVKQYEKLYLSLLEEGSLK, from the coding sequence ATGAAATTAAAAATCGGCATAACCTGTTACCCGACAGTTGGAGGGTCCGGTGTTATTGCAACAGAGCTTGGAAAACTTCTTGCTGAAAAAGGACATGAAATCCATTTCATCACATCAAGTATTCCATTCCGGCTGAACAAAATGTATTCAAATATATACTTTCACCAGGTTGAGGTGAATCATTATTCTGTTTTTCAGTATCCTCCCTATGATATTGCACTGGCTAATAAAATGGCGGACGTGATTGAAAGGGAAGAGCTGGACATTTTGCACGTCCATTATGCAATTCCTCATGCGGTCTGTGCGATTTTAGGTAAACAGATGGCAAAGTCGAACGTAAAAATCGTAACAACGCTTCACGGTACTGATATTACGGTACTCGGTGTTGATGATACGTTAACAAAAGCCATCCGGTTCGGAATAGAAGGTTCTGATGAGGTAACGGCAGTTTCTCACGCGCTGGTTGATCAGACAAGCAGCCTGATAGCGCCGGATAAGACTATTCATGTTTTATATAATTTTGTGGATGAGCGGATCTACCGGAAAGTTCAATCTGACTATTTGAAAAAAGATTACGGGATTCAGGAACATGAAAAAGTGATCATCCATGTATCCAATTTCCGAAAGGTGAAGCGCGTCCCTGATGTCATCGACGTATTTGCCAGGATCAGGTCTGAGATGCCGGCGAAATTAATTCTAGCCGGTGATGGTCCTGAAATGTCAGCAGTCTTAAAAAAAGTCGATGAATTGAAGTTAAAAGATTCCGTTTTGTTTCTTGGAAAGCAGGATAACCTTGAGGAACTGTATTCAATCAGTGATCTCATGCTGCTTCTATCAGAAAAAGAAAGCTTTGGCCTCGTTGCACTTGAAGCGATGGCGTGCGGTGTCCCATGCGTTGGTACAACTGCAGGAGGCATTCCGGAAGTCATATGGGACGGAATCAACGGTTATACAGCTGAAGTAGGGGATATTGAAACCTTAAGTGAAAAAGCAATCCGTCTGCTGGGTGATGAGACACTCCATGCTTCATTTTCAAGACAGGCGGTAGTCACGGTTCAAAATGATTTTCATTCGAGTACCATCGTCAAGCAGTATGAGAAACTGTACCTGAGTCTTCTGGAAGAGGGTAGTCTCAAATGA
- the bshB1 gene encoding bacillithiol biosynthesis deacetylase BshB1, with protein sequence MADILAVGAHSDDIEIGMAGSLLNWRAQGKTSVLCDLTRAERSSNGTPENRLLEAEKAATLLSADKRINLEMPDRNIQLNEENINALVSVIREVKPQAVFAPYYIDRHPDHGNASQLIKEAVFSAGIRKILPEHAPHKAKLYYYMINGVHKPDFVVDISSLIVRKQEVLMAYKSQFTPLDGVETPLTDQYIESVIARDKVFGKEAGVKYAEGFISPFPLILNREMLGD encoded by the coding sequence ATGGCTGATATTTTAGCAGTCGGCGCACATTCCGATGATATTGAAATCGGGATGGCCGGTTCGCTCCTGAACTGGCGTGCACAGGGGAAAACCAGTGTTCTCTGTGATCTGACCCGTGCGGAGCGCTCCTCTAATGGCACACCTGAAAACCGGCTGCTTGAAGCGGAAAAAGCAGCGACTCTTTTAAGTGCTGATAAAAGAATTAATCTCGAAATGCCGGACCGGAATATTCAGCTGAATGAAGAAAACATAAACGCGCTCGTAAGCGTTATTCGTGAAGTGAAGCCTCAGGCAGTGTTTGCTCCTTATTATATCGATCGTCATCCTGATCATGGAAATGCCTCACAGCTCATAAAAGAGGCTGTTTTTTCAGCAGGGATACGAAAAATTTTACCGGAGCATGCACCCCATAAGGCGAAGCTTTATTATTATATGATCAATGGTGTACATAAACCGGATTTTGTTGTTGATATATCCAGTCTGATCGTGCGTAAACAGGAAGTACTGATGGCTTATAAAAGTCAGTTTACTCCTCTAGACGGTGTAGAAACCCCCCTCACCGATCAATATATCGAAAGTGTGATCGCAAGGGACAAAGTGTTTGGAAAAGAAGCAGGAGTTAAATACGCAGAAGGCTTTATCAGCCCTTTTCCCCTCATATTGAATCGTGAAATGCTAGGAGACTGA
- the qcrB gene encoding menaquinol-cytochrome c reductase cytochrome b subunit, translating to MLNKIYDWVDERLDITPMWRDIADHEVPEHVNPAHHFSAFVYCFGGLTFFVTVIQILSGMFLTMYYVPDIENAWRSVYYLQNEVAFGVIVRGMHHWGASLVIVMMFLHTLRVFFTGAYKKPRELNWVVGVLIFFVMLGLGFTGYLLPWDMKALFATKVGIEIAAATPFIGEQIRVLLAGDASILGAQTLTRFFAIHVFFLPGALLGLMAAHFIMIRKQGISGPL from the coding sequence GTGCTAAACAAGATTTATGATTGGGTCGATGAACGGTTAGACATTACCCCGATGTGGCGAGATATCGCTGACCACGAAGTGCCGGAACACGTAAACCCGGCTCATCACTTCTCAGCTTTTGTTTATTGCTTCGGAGGACTTACCTTTTTCGTAACCGTAATCCAAATTCTTTCCGGAATGTTCTTGACCATGTATTATGTACCGGACATTGAAAATGCATGGCGATCTGTTTATTACTTACAGAACGAAGTGGCATTCGGCGTCATCGTACGCGGTATGCACCATTGGGGAGCCAGTCTCGTCATCGTGATGATGTTCCTTCACACACTTCGTGTATTCTTCACAGGTGCTTATAAAAAACCACGTGAGCTTAACTGGGTTGTAGGTGTACTTATCTTTTTTGTCATGCTTGGACTAGGCTTTACCGGTTACCTTCTTCCATGGGATATGAAAGCACTGTTTGCTACGAAAGTAGGAATTGAAATTGCTGCTGCAACACCATTCATCGGTGAGCAGATCAGGGTTCTTCTTGCAGGAGACGCGTCAATCCTTGGTGCTCAGACACTGACTCGTTTCTTCGCGATTCATGTTTTCTTCCTGCCAGGTGCATTACTTGGTCTGATGGCAGCCCACTTTATCATGATTCGTAAGCAGGGTATTTCTGGCCCGCTGTAA
- a CDS encoding YitT family protein: MFGLKLKNILFILFGSAVFSFGIVHFNIQNNLAEGGFTGITLLLYFIFDWKPSITNLLLNIPVFLIGWKLLGRKSFLYTLIGTVGVSIFLEVFYIYQFSIPLSNDLFLAALFAGAFIGIGLGIIFRYGGTTGGVDIIARLAKKYIGWSMGRTMFIFDAGVILLSLLTYLNYREGMYTLVAVFVGARVIDFMQEGAYTARGAMIISPLQKQIADKIASEMDRGVTVLTGYGHYSKEQREVLYCVVGRNELVRLKNIITSVDPHAFVSVTDVHDVLGEGFTLDENKKPIDI, encoded by the coding sequence TTGTTTGGCTTAAAATTAAAAAACATTTTATTTATTTTATTCGGATCCGCTGTATTCAGCTTCGGCATTGTTCATTTTAACATTCAGAACAACTTAGCTGAAGGAGGTTTCACCGGAATTACGCTTTTATTATACTTTATTTTCGATTGGAAACCTTCCATAACGAACTTATTGCTGAATATTCCTGTATTTTTAATCGGCTGGAAACTTCTTGGAAGAAAATCCTTTTTGTATACTCTGATCGGGACAGTCGGCGTATCGATCTTTCTGGAGGTATTTTATATTTATCAGTTCAGCATTCCGTTATCAAATGATTTGTTTCTCGCAGCACTCTTTGCCGGTGCTTTTATCGGAATCGGACTTGGTATTATTTTCAGATACGGTGGAACAACCGGTGGAGTGGACATTATAGCCCGTCTAGCTAAAAAATATATTGGCTGGAGTATGGGGCGGACGATGTTCATCTTTGACGCAGGTGTTATTTTACTCTCGCTACTGACGTATTTGAACTATCGTGAGGGGATGTACACATTAGTTGCTGTTTTTGTTGGTGCGAGAGTCATTGACTTCATGCAGGAAGGTGCCTACACGGCAAGAGGTGCGATGATCATCTCACCTTTGCAAAAACAGATTGCTGACAAAATTGCTTCAGAGATGGATCGTGGTGTAACCGTTTTGACGGGATACGGGCATTATTCCAAGGAACAACGGGAAGTGCTTTATTGCGTAGTCGGCCGTAATGAACTCGTCCGTCTGAAAAATATTATTACCTCCGTTGACCCACACGCCTTTGTATCTGTCACAGACGTTCACGATGTACTCGGAGAAGGCTTCACACTCGACGAAAACAAAAAACCGATAGATATCTAA
- a CDS encoding zinc metallopeptidase has protein sequence MEILIYFALILILPLWANSRVKRTYKKYSKVQTTAYMTGAEVAERILHDNGIYDVTVKPGRGFLSDHYNPRTKEIVLSPDNYHGMSVAGAAVAAHEVGHAIQDAQDYAFLRFRHKLVPVANLGSNFSFILILAGILLSSAEFMLGGIVFFAAAVLFQFVTLPVEFDASNRAMNEMVSSGLIRNEEEPHAKKVLNAAALTYVAAALIALLELLRFILMFVGMNGDD, from the coding sequence ATGGAAATTTTGATTTATTTCGCACTGATTTTAATTTTGCCGCTATGGGCAAACAGCCGTGTGAAAAGGACGTATAAGAAGTATTCAAAAGTTCAGACGACGGCATATATGACCGGTGCCGAAGTAGCAGAACGAATTCTTCACGATAACGGGATCTATGATGTGACTGTAAAGCCTGGCAGAGGATTTCTGAGTGATCACTATAACCCCCGTACTAAAGAAATCGTATTGTCCCCAGATAACTATCATGGAATGTCAGTGGCAGGTGCTGCTGTAGCGGCCCATGAAGTGGGACATGCTATTCAGGACGCACAGGACTACGCTTTCCTGAGATTCAGACATAAGCTTGTTCCGGTTGCGAATCTCGGGTCGAATTTTTCATTTATCCTGATTCTTGCGGGTATTTTGTTAAGTTCTGCAGAATTCATGCTAGGTGGTATTGTTTTCTTCGCAGCAGCAGTTTTGTTCCAGTTCGTAACGCTGCCGGTGGAGTTTGATGCTTCGAATCGTGCGATGAACGAAATGGTCAGCTCAGGGCTGATCCGTAATGAAGAAGAACCACATGCCAAGAAAGTATTAAACGCTGCAGCTCTGACATATGTCGCAGCAGCGCTGATCGCATTACTTGAACTTCTTCGTTTCATCCTGATGTTTGTCGGAATGAACGGAGACGATTAA